The segment AGATCACCACCGCCCCGAGCAGCGGGACGAGCGTGGCCCAGGCGCTCCAGCCGGCGTCTCCCGCGGTGACGAGGCCGTAGATGAGCAGGGCGGTGGCCAGGGTGACGGAGAGCGCGCCCGGTATGTCCAGCCGCTGCCGCTTCCCGTGTGGGCTGCCGGCGTCGACGAGGGACGGAATGGCCACGAGCAGGATCACGCCGATGGGGACGTTCACGAAGAAGACCCACTTCCAGCCGGGGCCCGCGGTGAGGACGCCGCCCAGCAGCACGCCGAGGGCCGCCCCGGTGCCGCCGATGGCCGCCCACACGCCCAGCGCGCGATTGCGTCGCTCGCCTTCGAACGTGGTGGTGATGAGGGCGAGCGCGGAGGGGGAGAGCAGCGCGGCGCCGACGCCTTGCAGCGCCCTGCCCGCCACCAGCAGCGATCCGGTCGTGGCCAGCCCGCACAGCAGCGACGCGAGGCTGAAGAGGGCCAGCCCCGCCGGCATCGTCCGCCGGGCGCCGACCGCGTCGGCCAGCCTGCCGCCCAGCACCATGAGCCCGCCGAAACAGAGCGTGTAGGCGGTCACGACCCAGGTGAGCGCCTCGCGGGTGAGCGCCAGGTCGGTGCCGATCGTGGGCAGCGCGACCTGGACCACGGTGATGTCGATGATCAACATGAACTGCGCCAGGCAGAGCAGGACCAGTACGGCCCAGCCTTTGTCCTTCATGCGTCCTCCATAACTTGAACATTGATGTACGGCTTAATGGAACCATACCGGCGTAGGGTTCCGATATGCCGGGTAGGGGTTAGAGCTGGAGCAGTTTGTCCGGGGTGATGGGCAGGTCGCGCACCCTCTTGCCGGTGGCGTGGTAGATCGCGTTGGCGATGGCCGCCGCCACGCCCACGATGCCCAGCTCGCCGATGCCCTTGGCGCCGAGCGGCGTCTGCGGGTCGGGCAGGTCCACGAAACGGACCTCGATGTCCGGGACGTCGGCGTGCGTGGGGATGTGATACTCGGCCAGGCCGGCGTTGACGATCCGGCCTGAGCGCTCGTCGAGCAGTGTCTCTTCCATCAGCGCCATGCCGATGCCCTGGATGATGCCGCCGCGCATCTGGCTCGCGGCCTGCTTCGGCGAGACGATGCGACCGCCGTCGAACGCGCCGACCCAGCGTGAGACCCGTACCTCGCCGGTGTCCTCGTCGACCCGCACCTCCGCGAAGTGCGCGCCGTAGGTGCTGGTGCCTCGCTTGATCGTCTGGAACGGCAGCGCCGACCTGCCCGTCACCTCCACATGGTCGCGTCCGGCCCGCTCCAGAATCCGCCGGTACGTCTCCCCGCGACCGTCCCGGGTGAAGAGCCCCTCGTCACGCGTCTCCACCTCCTCGGCTCTGCGCCCGGCCAGTGGTGTGTCCTCGGCGAGCTTGAGCAGTTCGCGTACCAGCTCGTCGCGGGCCGACCAGATGGCCGAGGCGAGGGTGGTCGTGGCGGCCGAGGCTCCGGGGATGCGGGTCTTGGCCACGTCGGAGTCGCCGTGCAGGAAGCGGATCCTGTGCATGGGGACGCCGAGTCGCTGGGCCGCGGCCTGGGTCTGGGCGGTTGAGGTGCCGGCGCCGAGCTCGTTCGTGCTGCTGTGGATGGTGACGGTGCCGTCGGCGGAGAGCCGGAGCTTGACCGCGGCGACGAGTACGGCGTCTGGGTTGATGGCGGCGGCCATGCCCTGTCCGACGAGCCAGTGCCCGTCGCGGGTCGCGCTCGGCGTGGGGGCGCGCTCGCCCCAGCGGAACGCCTCCGCGCCGAGCGCGTATGCCTCGCGCAGGTGACGGCTGGTGAAGCGGCGGCCGG is part of the Nonomuraea helvata genome and harbors:
- a CDS encoding MFS transporter is translated as MKDKGWAVLVLLCLAQFMLIIDITVVQVALPTIGTDLALTREALTWVVTAYTLCFGGLMVLGGRLADAVGARRTMPAGLALFSLASLLCGLATTGSLLVAGRALQGVGAALLSPSALALITTTFEGERRNRALGVWAAIGGTGAALGVLLGGVLTAGPGWKWVFFVNVPIGVILLVAIPSLVDAGSPHGKRQRLDIPGALSVTLATALLIYGLVTAGDAGWSAWATLVPLLGAVVIYGGFVLIERTARNPLMRAETLARRPVISGTFVMLLATGLMLGLFFLSSLYLQHVLGFSALRTGLTFLPVAIAITLGAHLGGHLIGKVGGRPIAVAAFVLTAVGAALMTRISPETSAYTTLLPGFVIAAFGIGPAFVTATTTTMANVPHGETGVASGVINTFHELGGSIGVAVVSTVAAASLAPNVAAGAAGIGGFTSGLTLCAVAAGAAAVISLVLVPKGRPAAAFVGHGH